The sequence CCACCGACATCCGAACGGTGCTGAACCAGATTGAACAACAGACCGACGCCCGGTTTGTCTTCAGTTCGCGCCTTATCAAGACCAACCGGAAGGTAACGATCTCGGCCACCAACGAATCGCTCGGTACGGTGCTGACCCGTATTCTGAAGCCGCTGCAAATCGACTTCGAGGTGGTGCAACAGCTCATCATGCTCCGCCGGGGCGACAGCATGGGCCTGGCCGAACCGCCCCCCGCCCCCACCGACGACAACGCCCTGGCGGCGCTCGAACGGGTCATTGCTGGCACCGTCGCCGACGAAACCGGCGAAGGCCTGCCCGGCGTCAGCGTCGTGCTTAAAGGCACGCAGCGCGGCAGCACCACCGACGGCGCGGGCAAGTTTCGCCTCGCCATTCCCGACGAGGCCACCTCGCCCGTGCTGGTGTTTTCCTTTGTGGGCTATCTGCCGCAGGAAGTGGCCGTGGGCAATCAGTCGGTGGTCAATGTGTCATTGAAGGCCGACCAGAAATCGCTCGATGAAGTGGTGGTCGTGGGCTACGGCACGCAGTCGAGGCGCGTCGTGACCGGCTCCGTGGCGAAGGTCGATCTTGGCTCGCTGGAAACGACGCCCAACACCAACATCGCGCAGGCGTTGCGCGGCCGGGTGGCGGGCGTTCAGTTTACCGACAACGGCCGGCCGGGGCAGGGCGGCAACATCCTGATTCGCGGGCAACGCTCCATCACGGCTGGCAACAACCCGCTCATTATCCTGGACGGCATTTTCTTCGAAGGCTCCCTGTCCGACATCAACCCCGGCGACATTGAGTCGATGGAGGTGCTGAAAGATGCCTCGGCAACGGCCATTTACGGGGCCCGCGCCGCCAACGGAGTCATTCTGATCTCGTCCAAAAAAGGCACGACCGAAAAGCCGACCATCCGCCTCTCGACGTTCTACGGGGTGTCGAGCTGGAGCCGCAAGCCCAAGCTGCTCTCGCCCGAGCGCTACCTGCAAAAGGTCCTTGACTACCGATCGCAGGCCGGTCTGGCGTCAGATCCCGCCAAAGTAGCCGACTACCTCGACGCGACGGAGAAGAAGAACTACCTAGCTGGCAACGTCATCGACCCTTGGGATTTGATTTCGCAGCCGGGCAGCATCCAGAATTACGACCTCAGTATTTCGGGCCGGTCAAGCCGGACCAACTACTTTCTGTCGGCCAACATCAATAAAGACAAAGGTCTGATTTACAACGATAACGCCAGCCGAACCAGCGTGCGGGTGAACGTCGAGAACCAGATCACCGACTGGGTACGTATCGGCGTCAATGCGCAGTATGCCGAGCGCGACCTGTCGGGGCAGGAAGGCAACCTCGGCGCGGCCTTCTGGACCACGCCCTTCGTGTCGCCCTGGCTCGACGAAGCCAAAACCGACCCCAACCCGTTCCCGACGGAAGACAACCTGGCCGGCTCGGTGCTGTTCAACGCCATCATCAACCAGAACGAAGAAAAGCAGCGGAACCTGTTCGCCAATTTCTTCGGGATCGTCGACGTGCCGTTTGTGAAGGGGCTCTCGTACCGGCTCAACTACTCACCCAATTATCGCTGGTATGAACTGAACAACTTCAGCCCGGTGTATCAGCGCAACGGCATCAACTCGACGGGCAGCGCCAACCGCCGCACCGATTTCAACCGCAACTGGGTGCTGGAAAACATCCTGACCTATTCACGGCAGTTCGGGCAGGACCATAACCTCGACCTGACGCTGCTCTACGGCCGCAATCAGGCCTACTCCAACTCACTGGTCGGGTCGGGCGTGGATTTCACCGGGTCGAGCGACGCCAACGGCTGGAACAACCTGGCGCTGGCCAAAATCCAGACCACCACGAGCACGGCCTCGCAAGTCGACGCCATCTCGTCGATGGCCCGCCTCAACTACCGCCTGAAAGACCGCTACCTGCTGACGTTCACGACCCGACGCGATGGCAACTCGGTGTTTGGGGCCAACAACAAATTCGCCATTTTCCCCTCGGCGGCCCTGGGCTGGATCGTATCCAACGAGTCGTTCATGAAACAGGTACCGCTGGTTAACCTGCTGAAGCTGCGGGTGTCGTATGGGTCGGTGGGCAACCAGGCCATTCAGCCCTACAGCACGCTGGTACGGCAGGGTCAGGGTCTCTACGTATTTGGTGATGGTGGCACCACCTCGGTGGGGCTTTTCCCGGCCAACATGGCCAACCCCAACCTGCGCTGGGAAACTACCACCACTACCAACCTGGCCGTTGATTTCGAATTGCTGAAAGGGCGCATCGGTGGCACCGTCGAGTGGTACAACATGGACACCAAAGACCTGCTGCTCAACCGGCAGTTACCCACGCCAACGGGTTTTTCGAGCGTGCTGACCAACGTGGGCGCCACCAACAACCGGGGTTTAGAACTGAGCCTGAGCACGGTAAACGTGAAACGTAGCGGGCTGGAATGGTCGAGCAACATCATCTTCTCCTCGAACCGCAACCGCATTGTCCACATCTACAACAGCGATATCAACGGCGACGGCGTCGAAGACAACGACATCGGCAACCAGTGGTTTGTGGGAAAGCCCATTCAGGTGATTTACGACTACACCTTCGACGGTATTTATCAGGCCAACGACCAGATTCCGACCGGGCAGAAAGCCGGTTTTGTCCGGGTCAAAGACCTCAACGGGGATGGTAAAATCGACGCCAATGACCGCAGCGTGATTGGCAACCGCGACGCACGTTTCCGGTGGAGTTTCACCAACAACCTGCGGGTGGGGCCATTCAACCTCATGGTGATGCTCAACTCGATGCTGGGCTGGCAGGGCGTCAACCTACTGGGGGCGACCAGCGAGCGCGTGACGGTGAATGACAATGGTAATTTTCCGAGCCGGGTCACCAATTTCCAGGATCTGGGCTGGTGGACGCCCGACAACAAGTCGAACACCCGGCCGTCGCTGGTGTATTCCAACCCGCTGGCTACGGCGGCCGGCCTCATCGAAAGCCGCGATTTTGTGCGCCTGCAGGAAGTATCGCTGTCGTACGACGTACCCAAGCCCGTGCTGAACAAGCTCAAGATGGCGTCGTTGCGGGTGTTTGTCAGCGGGCGTAACCTGTATACACTCACCAACTGGACGGGCGTCGACCCCGAAACGGGCTACAACAACCGCTTCTCGATTTACCCCACGCCCCGCACCCTGTCGGCTGGCCTCAACTTCAGTTTTTAATCGTTTCGTCTGACACATACCTATGGAACATAGCATCAAAAAACTGGTCACCGGCCTGCTGCTGATCAGCGGGTTGCTCCTGACCCAGAGCTGCGATGAGGCGGTCCTCAACGAAAAACCGCTGG comes from Fibrella aestuarina BUZ 2 and encodes:
- a CDS encoding TonB-dependent receptor, which produces MHITCTQLLLALLCVGASFAHDGKAQAVLDQKVTLQAQATDIRTVLNQIEQQTDARFVFSSRLIKTNRKVTISATNESLGTVLTRILKPLQIDFEVVQQLIMLRRGDSMGLAEPPPAPTDDNALAALERVIAGTVADETGEGLPGVSVVLKGTQRGSTTDGAGKFRLAIPDEATSPVLVFSFVGYLPQEVAVGNQSVVNVSLKADQKSLDEVVVVGYGTQSRRVVTGSVAKVDLGSLETTPNTNIAQALRGRVAGVQFTDNGRPGQGGNILIRGQRSITAGNNPLIILDGIFFEGSLSDINPGDIESMEVLKDASATAIYGARAANGVILISSKKGTTEKPTIRLSTFYGVSSWSRKPKLLSPERYLQKVLDYRSQAGLASDPAKVADYLDATEKKNYLAGNVIDPWDLISQPGSIQNYDLSISGRSSRTNYFLSANINKDKGLIYNDNASRTSVRVNVENQITDWVRIGVNAQYAERDLSGQEGNLGAAFWTTPFVSPWLDEAKTDPNPFPTEDNLAGSVLFNAIINQNEEKQRNLFANFFGIVDVPFVKGLSYRLNYSPNYRWYELNNFSPVYQRNGINSTGSANRRTDFNRNWVLENILTYSRQFGQDHNLDLTLLYGRNQAYSNSLVGSGVDFTGSSDANGWNNLALAKIQTTTSTASQVDAISSMARLNYRLKDRYLLTFTTRRDGNSVFGANNKFAIFPSAALGWIVSNESFMKQVPLVNLLKLRVSYGSVGNQAIQPYSTLVRQGQGLYVFGDGGTTSVGLFPANMANPNLRWETTTTTNLAVDFELLKGRIGGTVEWYNMDTKDLLLNRQLPTPTGFSSVLTNVGATNNRGLELSLSTVNVKRSGLEWSSNIIFSSNRNRIVHIYNSDINGDGVEDNDIGNQWFVGKPIQVIYDYTFDGIYQANDQIPTGQKAGFVRVKDLNGDGKIDANDRSVIGNRDARFRWSFTNNLRVGPFNLMVMLNSMLGWQGVNLLGATSERVTVNDNGNFPSRVTNFQDLGWWTPDNKSNTRPSLVYSNPLATAAGLIESRDFVRLQEVSLSYDVPKPVLNKLKMASLRVFVSGRNLYTLTNWTGVDPETGYNNRFSIYPTPRTLSAGLNFSF